From a single Lolium rigidum isolate FL_2022 chromosome 7, APGP_CSIRO_Lrig_0.1, whole genome shotgun sequence genomic region:
- the LOC124677154 gene encoding AT-hook motif nuclear-localized protein 10-like, which translates to MDGRDQQQPPPPQPQPPRLGSPPANAGVMMPQNAYGPAPAMSPGSANVMQGMPLAFNPMASPTASPAMKPAEMPVAMYRPDSGPPGIQQQHPGSGGGATVISGSGGELVKKKRGRPRKYGPDGTLGMGPKPATEAARQSGGAGSKSNSNPDGKRRGRPPGSGKKKQLDALGSSGTSFTPHIITVKPNEDVASKILSFSQQGPRTTCIISATGSLCTATLRQPATSGGIVTYEGHYEILSLSGSYLLAEDGDTRSRTGGLSVALAGRDGRIVGGSVAGMLMAATLVQVVVGSFIAEGKKPKEEQVKREPTSAPMQTAGFVAAASAASPASDGTSSDHSDDPGSPMGPSPNGSALNNAGHPIHASYAPVGWSLSGNQSRYDPDLKIMND; encoded by the exons ATGGACGGACGGGATCAGcagcagccaccgccgccgcagccgcagccgccgcgccTGGGCTCGCCGCCGGCGAACGCGGGTGTCATGATGCCGCAGAACGCCTACGGCCCCGCGCCGGCCATGTCGCCGGGCTCCGCCAATGTTATGCAAGGGATGCCGCTCGCCTTCAACCCCATGGCGTCGCCCACCGCCTCGCCGGCGATGAAGCCGGCGGAAATGCCGGTGGCCATGTACCGGCCCGATTCCGGCCCGCCGGGCATCCAACAACAGCATCCGGGCAGCGGCGGTGGCGCCACCGTCatcagcggcagcggcggggagctcgtgaagaagaagagggggaggcCGAGGAAGTATGGTCCGGACGGGACCCTCGGCATGGGGCCGAAACCTGCCACCGAGGCGGCCAGGCAGTCCGGTGGTGCGGGTTCGAAGTCGAACTCGAATCCTGACGGGAAGCGTAGAGGGCGCCCCCCTGGGTCTGGGAAAAAGAAACAACTCGACGCCTTAG GTTCTTCCGGGACATCATTTACTCCTCACATAATAACCGTGAAGCCAAATGAG GATGTTGCTTCAAAAATATTGTCCTTTTCGCAACAAGGTCCACGTACTACATGTATAATCTCAGCAACTGGTTCGCTGTGCACAGCAACACTCCGTCAACCAGCAACCTCTGGTGGGATAGTAACATACGAG GGCCACTATGAAATTCTCTCTCTGTCGGGCTCATATCTGCTTGCCGAGGATGGTGACACTCGTAGCAGGACCGGTGGTTTGAGCGTGGCACTGGCTGGAAGGGATGGACGTATTGTAGGAGGCAGTGTTGCTGGAATGCTTATGGCTGCCACGCTCGTCCAG GTTGTGGTGGGCAGCTTCATTGCTGAAGGTAAAAAGCCCAAGGAAGAACAAGTGAAACGTGAGCCAACGTCAGCACCGATGCAGACAGCCGGCTTTGTTGCAGCAGCCTCAGCTGCTAGTCCTGCATCCGATGGAACATCGAGTGATCACTCTGATGACCCAGGGAGCCCCATGGGACCTAGTCCTAACGGCAGCGCGTTAAACAACGCAGGCCATCCCATTCACGCTTCATATGCTCCTGTGGGCTGGTCCCTTTCCGGGAACCAAAGCCGCTACGATCCAGACCTGAAGATCATGAACGACTAA